The Bernardetia litoralis DSM 6794 genome includes a window with the following:
- a CDS encoding lipocalin family protein, whose amino-acid sequence MNYFIKSVLFIAFSLLFFSCSTSSIKEKKELSLEELLIKTWELHQVAGQNSKYDTNSSEIYHDKYIEFKKDQTYTTNAPKYFKKEKGTWYFSSTKDSIYINKGTEKQIIFRIFHIYERGMSLMSYETENEEDIYGQLYSLQFVEVGYYGSTQIPKDKIKK is encoded by the coding sequence ATGAATTATTTCATCAAATCAGTTTTATTTATAGCTTTCAGTCTTTTATTTTTTTCTTGTTCGACTTCTTCTATTAAAGAAAAAAAAGAACTTAGTTTGGAAGAATTATTAATCAAAACTTGGGAGCTGCATCAAGTAGCAGGTCAAAACTCTAAGTATGATACTAATTCTAGTGAGATTTATCACGACAAATATATAGAATTTAAAAAAGACCAAACTTATACTACAAATGCACCAAAATATTTCAAAAAAGAAAAAGGAACATGGTATTTCAGCTCAACAAAAGATAGCATTTACATAAATAAAGGCACAGAAAAACAAATCATTTTTCGTATTTTTCATATTTACGAAAGAGGAATGTCTTTGATGTCTTATGAAACAGAAAACGAAGAAGATATATATGGACAACTTTATTCTTTGCAGTTTGTAGAAGTTGGTTATTATGGCAGCACTCAAATTCCAAAAGATAAAATAAAAAAATAA
- a CDS encoding TIGR00341 family protein: MSEEPNSTEDSENIYPNYPDWQHAFRDSWSFVKDFFFRLTHLSSDTDYVGTVKSIKSGVVLEGSNLWVLICSVMIASIGLDLDSAAVIIGAMLISPLMSPILGIGLGAAINDRETLIKSLRNFLSAIILTLITSVIYFKITPLGLLTDQMLSRTEPNLLDVLVAFFGGLAGIIAGSRTEKTNAIPGVAIATALMPPLCTAGFGLATGKWDVFAGAFYLFFINAVFISLSTYMIVRFLKFPYVEVLNPKLAKRARLTAYVVLTILLIPSVIFLFRKLTENFRNQGIATFITNNINPNYDLNSVQWKLKLDSTNVYRLRVISFGAGSYINYDSLINLEKTFNNEVKNSWKLTGFDTKDSVHIELVQSEEPADSETRVERTVMTNAKRYIEIKFREELGTYKQKDEVITGKDKEIEELKKELLYARGDTLPFETIKNELKAIYPELKEIGVARVRQTDFEKDSLSFMLLVKWEGEPAKNSRTRKKYEDRLKNFINVKLKDKKIGIINY, encoded by the coding sequence ATGAGTGAAGAACCAAATTCTACTGAAGATTCAGAAAATATATATCCAAATTATCCAGATTGGCAGCATGCTTTTCGTGATTCTTGGAGCTTTGTTAAAGATTTTTTCTTTCGTTTGACTCATTTGTCTTCTGATACAGATTATGTCGGAACAGTAAAAAGCATCAAATCAGGGGTTGTTTTGGAAGGTTCAAACCTTTGGGTTTTGATTTGTTCGGTCATGATTGCTTCTATTGGTCTTGATTTGGATTCGGCTGCTGTTATTATTGGTGCGATGCTTATTTCTCCTCTGATGTCACCTATCTTAGGAATTGGTTTGGGAGCAGCTATTAATGATAGAGAAACACTTATAAAATCACTTCGAAATTTTTTGAGTGCTATTATTCTTACTCTAATAACAAGTGTTATTTATTTCAAAATTACGCCATTAGGACTTCTGACAGACCAAATGCTTTCTCGTACCGAACCCAATTTATTAGATGTTTTGGTTGCTTTTTTTGGTGGTTTGGCTGGTATTATTGCAGGTTCTCGCACAGAGAAAACTAATGCTATTCCGGGGGTAGCGATTGCTACGGCATTGATGCCTCCTCTTTGTACAGCAGGTTTTGGATTAGCAACAGGAAAATGGGATGTTTTTGCAGGTGCATTTTATTTGTTTTTTATTAATGCTGTTTTTATTAGTCTTTCAACGTATATGATTGTACGTTTTTTGAAATTTCCTTATGTAGAAGTTTTGAATCCAAAATTAGCAAAGCGAGCAAGACTTACAGCTTATGTAGTACTGACAATTTTGCTTATTCCAAGTGTAATATTTTTATTTAGAAAACTAACTGAAAATTTCCGTAATCAAGGAATTGCTACTTTTATTACGAATAATATAAATCCAAATTATGATTTGAATTCGGTACAATGGAAACTTAAATTAGATTCTACTAATGTATATAGACTTCGTGTTATTAGTTTTGGAGCAGGAAGTTATATCAATTATGATTCTTTAATTAACTTAGAAAAAACGTTTAATAATGAAGTAAAAAACTCATGGAAACTGACAGGTTTTGATACTAAAGATAGTGTGCATATCGAACTTGTACAATCTGAAGAACCAGCTGATTCTGAAACTCGTGTAGAACGTACTGTTATGACAAATGCAAAGCGTTATATTGAGATAAAATTTAGAGAAGAATTAGGAACATACAAGCAAAAAGATGAAGTAATTACAGGAAAAGATAAAGAGATTGAAGAACTCAAAAAAGAGCTTTTATATGCTAGAGGAGATACTTTACCTTTCGAAACCATAAAAAATGAACTCAAAGCTATCTATCCAGAACTCAAAGAAATTGGTGTAGCTAGAGTACGACAAACTGATTTTGAAAAAGATTCTCTTTCTTTTATGTTATTGGTGAAATGGGAAGGAGAGCCTGCTAAAAATAGCCGTACACGCAAGAAATATGAAGACCGTTTGAAGAATTTTATTAATGTAAAACTCAAAGACAAAAAAATTGGGATTATTAATTACTAG
- a CDS encoding energy transducer TonB, with translation MKTFTYFLLILFLSFFSNFSVFGQISVKEEIKIVQREFYKAKNDSIKVDLSFLDSIKIPPVKIEREKKKEDFVCILIAEPVATFEGGMENFYKVIGENLEFPKEAKTGRVFFQFVIDTIGKMTAIEFIESPSQENNKAVLKLIDFINENYTWKPAQQRGKKIKVRMNIPIIFRREEKQKSNTERIYRR, from the coding sequence ATGAAAACCTTTACTTATTTCTTATTAATCCTTTTTCTATCATTCTTTTCTAACTTTTCAGTTTTCGGACAAATTTCTGTTAAAGAAGAAATAAAAATTGTACAAAGAGAATTTTATAAGGCTAAAAATGATAGTATAAAAGTAGATTTGTCTTTTCTTGATTCTATCAAAATTCCTCCAGTCAAAATAGAGAGAGAAAAGAAAAAAGAGGACTTTGTATGTATTCTTATTGCAGAACCTGTTGCTACTTTTGAGGGAGGAATGGAAAATTTCTATAAAGTAATTGGAGAGAATTTAGAGTTTCCAAAAGAAGCAAAAACAGGACGAGTGTTTTTTCAATTTGTGATAGATACAATAGGAAAAATGACAGCCATTGAATTTATAGAAAGTCCAAGTCAAGAAAATAATAAAGCAGTTTTGAAACTAATAGATTTTATAAACGAAAATTACACTTGGAAACCTGCACAACAAAGAGGTAAAAAAATAAAAGTAAGAATGAATATTCCCATTATTTTTAGACGAGAAGAGAAACAAAAATCAAATACAGAAAGAATTTATAGACGATGA
- a CDS encoding energy transducer TonB, with protein MKRFILITLFLNLSCFLSVSAQTNYGDYYFHEIEEYTTFEGGMDNFYKIVSKNLRSVDDTVGRVFVQFVVDTTGKTSEFKVVKGLSENSDKEVLRLMKWMSENYSWKPRLVRGQKVKVRMTIPIVFKEENKIAQNSEKFKIIVTEDNIKEEVFDFKNLDTTQIFMAHHFLPPIKIDYIEIERDTNNQEYLIYNVVENPPLFEGTVDNFYKIVGKNLKLAKNQSETGTRVLIEFVIDTTGKMTDFKILKSNFSEKNNAGFLQTLDWINQNYTWQPAIHEEKKVFFRMNLPIIIRLE; from the coding sequence ATGAAACGATTTATTCTTATAACTCTTTTTCTTAATCTGTCTTGCTTTTTATCTGTTTCTGCTCAAACAAATTATGGAGATTATTATTTTCATGAGATAGAAGAATATACAACTTTTGAAGGTGGAATGGATAATTTTTATAAAATTGTGAGTAAGAACCTGCGTTCTGTTGATGATACAGTAGGGAGGGTTTTTGTTCAATTTGTAGTAGATACGACAGGAAAAACGTCAGAATTCAAGGTTGTAAAAGGGCTTTCTGAAAACAGTGACAAAGAAGTTTTGAGATTGATGAAATGGATGTCTGAAAATTATAGTTGGAAACCTCGTTTGGTTAGGGGACAAAAAGTAAAAGTAAGAATGACGATTCCGATTGTCTTTAAAGAAGAGAATAAAATAGCCCAAAATAGCGAAAAATTTAAAATTATAGTAACAGAAGATAACATAAAAGAAGAGGTATTTGATTTTAAGAATTTAGACACTACACAAATTTTCATGGCTCATCATTTTCTACCTCCTATAAAAATAGACTACATTGAAATAGAAAGAGATACAAATAATCAAGAATATTTGATTTATAATGTAGTTGAAAATCCTCCTCTTTTCGAAGGTACAGTAGATAATTTTTATAAAATTGTAGGTAAAAATCTAAAACTAGCAAAAAACCAAAGCGAAACAGGAACTAGAGTTTTGATAGAATTTGTAATAGATACAACAGGAAAAATGACGGATTTTAAAATCTTAAAAAGTAATTTCTCTGAAAAAAATAATGCAGGATTTTTACAAACACTGGATTGGATAAACCAAAATTATACGTGGCAGCCTGCTATCCACGAAGAAAAGAAAGTGTTTTTTAGAATGAATTTGCCTATTATTATACGTTTAGAATAA
- a CDS encoding mechanosensitive ion channel family protein, whose protein sequence is MNFDFQNLKVEELVVTYGLPILYALATLVIGWIIVGFINGIAKKALKKSVPDVALANFLSSIIGVLLKVLLFIVVASIVGIDTTSFAAIIGAAGLAIGLALQGSLSNFAGGVLILLLKPYKIGEFIEAKGMLGVVKEIQVFYTLINTTDNKLVIIPNGELSNSPIINYSREPIRRVDITIGIGYGDDIRTAKDIMLKTAAAHSLVLKGDNAPAVLVGSLGDSSVNIILRAWANTDDYWTVHNDLIEELKYKMDEAKIEIPFPQRTVWMKNDN, encoded by the coding sequence ATGAATTTCGATTTCCAAAATCTTAAAGTTGAAGAACTTGTAGTTACTTATGGTTTACCAATTTTATACGCTCTCGCTACTCTTGTCATTGGTTGGATAATTGTTGGTTTTATTAATGGCATAGCAAAAAAAGCATTAAAAAAATCAGTTCCTGATGTAGCTCTTGCCAACTTTTTATCAAGTATTATCGGAGTTCTTTTAAAAGTTCTTCTCTTTATTGTTGTTGCTTCTATTGTTGGAATTGATACAACATCATTTGCTGCTATTATTGGTGCTGCTGGTTTGGCTATTGGATTAGCTTTACAAGGAAGTTTATCCAATTTTGCTGGTGGTGTTTTGATTTTACTTTTGAAACCTTACAAAATAGGTGAATTTATTGAAGCAAAAGGAATGCTAGGAGTTGTAAAAGAAATACAAGTATTTTATACACTTATAAACACAACAGATAATAAATTGGTTATCATTCCAAATGGTGAGCTTTCAAATAGCCCAATCATAAATTATTCAAGAGAGCCAATCAGAAGAGTAGATATTACTATCGGAATTGGTTATGGTGATGACATCAGAACTGCAAAAGATATTATGTTAAAAACTGCTGCTGCACATTCACTTGTCTTAAAAGGTGATAATGCTCCTGCTGTTTTGGTAGGTAGTTTGGGAGATAGCTCTGTTAATATTATTCTTCGTGCTTGGGCAAATACAGATGATTATTGGACTGTTCACAATGATTTAATTGAAGAATTGAAATATAAAATGGATGAAGCAAAAATTGAAATTCCATTCCCTCAACGTACAGTTTGGATGAAAAATGACAATTAA
- the rnr gene encoding ribonuclease R codes for MTKKKKTKNEKNPRLSREEIQKLATGLIETLAQSKSESFTLRQLYTKMGLTEKEQKENIREIVETITASENEVSKIEEPQQKQEVVEPKKEEPQRNSNQKQTSKENTKEIIRNTTVQKQALDSDRLDNEQKEEAHKVKSHTELQKNEYIGTVDGGQRDSAYIICEGLEEDAWVGGHKIKGAITGDIVKIKLTGKQKGKNPEAEVLEIIERGRTEFVGNVQLLNRFAFVTVEAKKLKLDIFVPLDNLNGATNDDKVIVKVLKWSEEKGKNPLGEVTEVLGKVGENEAEIHAIMVEFGLPMDFDEKLIKKAEEVPDDLTDKEFKKRRDFRPILTFTIDPHDAKDFDDAISLSYLPNGNYEIGVHIADVTHYIRPNTLLEKEAQKRATSVYLVDRVVPMLPERISNNLCSLRPQEEKLAFSAVFELDKNGSVHNRWYGKTVIYSDRRFTYEEAQERIETKEGDYADEINLLNDIAKKLQAKRFKHGAISFETQEVKFQLDENGKPLGVIQKIRKDAHKLVEEYMLLANKSVAEFVYRYKNGKEKNTMIYRVHDDPDPDKLANLKAMAKSFGYDINIEPEFFAASLAKLVEDTEGKPEYETLQSLAIRSMSKAVYTTKATGHFGLAFDHYSHFTSPIRRYPDMMAHRLIEKYLKNNIKSVNPEKYESMARHSSDMEKRASDAERASIRFKQAEFMSAHIGEVFEGMVSGVTEWGLYVEVTSTACEGMIRLSDIKGDYYEYEPKNQRIIGRKSQKTYTLGNKVEVRVKGVDMEKRTIDLLLETEEEHYVSSNKSRKPRRGRK; via the coding sequence ATGACAAAGAAAAAGAAAACCAAAAACGAGAAAAATCCTCGTCTGAGCCGTGAAGAAATACAAAAATTAGCCACAGGACTCATCGAAACACTTGCTCAAAGCAAATCTGAAAGTTTTACACTTCGCCAGCTCTACACAAAAATGGGCTTGACAGAAAAAGAACAAAAAGAAAATATTAGAGAGATTGTAGAAACAATTACTGCTTCTGAAAATGAAGTTTCAAAAATAGAAGAACCTCAACAAAAGCAAGAAGTTGTAGAGCCTAAAAAAGAAGAACCACAAAGAAACTCTAATCAAAAACAAACTTCAAAAGAGAATACTAAAGAAATAATTCGAAACACTACTGTACAAAAACAGGCTCTTGATTCAGATAGATTAGATAATGAGCAAAAAGAAGAAGCTCATAAAGTAAAATCTCATACAGAGCTACAAAAAAATGAATATATAGGTACTGTTGATGGTGGACAACGTGATTCTGCCTATATTATCTGTGAAGGATTAGAAGAAGATGCTTGGGTTGGTGGACACAAAATAAAAGGTGCAATTACTGGAGATATTGTCAAAATTAAATTGACAGGAAAACAAAAAGGTAAAAATCCTGAAGCTGAAGTACTAGAAATAATAGAGCGTGGAAGAACAGAGTTTGTTGGAAATGTTCAATTACTTAATCGTTTTGCTTTTGTAACTGTGGAAGCAAAAAAATTAAAATTAGATATTTTTGTTCCTTTAGATAACCTAAATGGAGCAACCAATGACGATAAAGTTATTGTTAAGGTACTGAAATGGTCGGAAGAAAAAGGAAAAAATCCACTAGGAGAAGTAACCGAAGTTTTGGGAAAAGTAGGAGAAAATGAAGCTGAAATTCATGCTATTATGGTAGAATTTGGCTTACCGATGGATTTTGATGAAAAACTAATTAAGAAAGCAGAGGAAGTACCAGACGATTTGACGGACAAAGAATTCAAAAAACGTAGAGATTTCCGTCCTATTCTTACTTTTACCATTGACCCACACGATGCAAAAGATTTTGATGATGCCATTTCACTTTCTTATTTACCAAATGGAAATTATGAAATAGGTGTTCATATTGCAGATGTTACTCATTATATACGCCCCAATACATTATTAGAAAAAGAAGCTCAAAAACGTGCAACCTCGGTTTATTTGGTGGATAGAGTTGTGCCAATGCTTCCCGAACGAATCTCAAATAATTTGTGTTCACTGCGTCCACAAGAAGAAAAATTAGCTTTTTCGGCTGTATTCGAATTAGATAAAAATGGAAGTGTGCATAATCGTTGGTATGGCAAAACAGTTATCTATTCTGATAGACGTTTTACATATGAAGAAGCACAAGAACGAATCGAAACCAAAGAAGGTGATTATGCAGATGAAATAAATCTTCTGAATGATATTGCTAAAAAATTGCAAGCCAAAAGATTCAAACATGGTGCAATCAGTTTTGAGACGCAAGAAGTAAAATTCCAATTAGATGAAAATGGAAAGCCTTTGGGAGTAATTCAAAAAATCCGAAAAGATGCTCACAAATTGGTAGAAGAATATATGTTGCTCGCTAATAAAAGTGTCGCTGAGTTTGTTTATCGTTATAAAAATGGTAAAGAAAAAAATACAATGATTTATCGTGTTCATGATGATCCAGACCCAGATAAATTAGCTAATTTGAAAGCAATGGCTAAAAGTTTTGGTTATGATATAAATATTGAACCCGAATTTTTTGCAGCTTCTTTAGCTAAATTGGTTGAGGATACAGAAGGCAAACCAGAGTATGAAACTCTGCAATCTTTAGCTATTCGTTCGATGTCAAAGGCTGTTTATACAACCAAAGCAACAGGACATTTTGGACTTGCATTTGACCATTATTCTCACTTTACATCGCCTATTCGTCGTTATCCTGATATGATGGCGCATCGTTTGATTGAAAAATATCTAAAAAATAATATCAAATCTGTGAATCCTGAAAAATACGAAAGTATGGCTCGTCATTCTTCAGACATGGAAAAACGAGCTTCTGATGCCGAACGTGCTTCTATTCGTTTCAAACAAGCCGAATTTATGTCTGCTCATATCGGAGAAGTTTTTGAAGGAATGGTTTCTGGTGTAACAGAGTGGGGACTGTATGTAGAAGTTACCTCAACAGCTTGTGAAGGAATGATTCGTTTATCAGATATAAAAGGAGATTATTACGAATATGAACCAAAAAATCAACGAATAATCGGTCGTAAGTCTCAAAAAACATATACACTAGGAAATAAAGTAGAAGTACGAGTAAAGGGTGTTGATATGGAAAAAAGAACGATTGATTTGCTCTTAGAAACAGAAGAAGAACACTATGTAAGTTCAAATAAATCTCGCAAACCTCGTAGAGGAAGAAAATAG
- a CDS encoding DUF4365 domain-containing protein: MRVNLNERLGVLEANIIFTKNLKWIFREQPLVDVGIDALVEEVIEASPTGKFLAVQIKGGKGNVYETETTYNHYVSNVHQQYWLNLSIPIIIAVYIPENELVYWEFVSDDTLVKTEKRWKIEIPKNKILNETSVEELRQIIKSNLQSDFLSQFLNGNVSDEEVDKILNSMDHLTELAETVTQVNNTMAEMTLGITKNTNKFNHYISKGFTDENREVQNSINDLATVLNKSSRRFNELIDNFSNEFADVFGGFQKMAIIYFYHTKNYKSLEKIYESMDDLNKSIKDSTDFLIKLRNQSSALPTKYNNLANSRIRIIDAINRLIEEFKISNEMANKFTKWLYEKVY; encoded by the coding sequence ATGAGAGTAAACCTAAATGAAAGACTAGGAGTTTTAGAAGCTAATATAATATTTACAAAAAATCTCAAATGGATTTTTCGTGAACAACCTTTAGTAGATGTTGGTATTGATGCTTTAGTGGAAGAAGTTATAGAGGCAAGTCCAACAGGTAAATTTCTTGCAGTTCAAATAAAAGGAGGAAAGGGTAATGTTTACGAAACAGAAACAACCTATAACCACTACGTTAGCAATGTGCATCAACAGTATTGGTTAAATCTAAGTATTCCCATAATCATTGCTGTATATATACCAGAAAATGAATTAGTTTATTGGGAATTTGTGAGTGATGACACTTTAGTAAAAACGGAAAAACGGTGGAAGATTGAAATTCCTAAGAATAAAATTCTTAATGAAACTTCTGTCGAAGAGTTACGTCAAATTATAAAAAGTAATCTACAAAGTGATTTTCTTTCGCAATTTTTAAATGGAAATGTTTCTGATGAAGAGGTAGATAAAATACTAAACTCAATGGATCACCTTACTGAACTTGCAGAAACTGTAACTCAAGTCAATAATACAATGGCTGAAATGACTCTTGGAATTACAAAAAACACCAATAAATTTAATCATTATATATCAAAAGGATTCACAGATGAAAATAGGGAAGTGCAAAACTCTATAAATGATTTGGCGACAGTATTAAATAAAAGCTCTAGAAGATTCAATGAATTAATTGATAATTTCAGTAATGAATTTGCTGATGTTTTTGGAGGTTTTCAAAAAATGGCAATCATTTATTTTTACCATACTAAAAACTATAAAAGTCTTGAAAAAATATATGAATCAATGGACGATTTAAATAAGTCCATAAAAGATTCTACAGATTTCCTAATAAAGTTAAGAAATCAATCGTCAGCTTTACCTACAAAATACAATAACCTTGCAAATTCAAGGATACGGATAATAGATGCCATTAATAGACTAATTGAAGAATTCAAAATATCTAATGAAATGGCTAACAAATTTACAAAATGGCTTTATGAAAAGGTATATTAG